From the genome of Streptacidiphilus rugosus AM-16, one region includes:
- a CDS encoding alkyl sulfatase C-terminal domain-containing protein produces the protein MDGHSVDRHSVDGHSSDTGSAHLVELSHGTLHHSTHLAGPTDAVVSLSRAALARLADEPSALDALLADRTVVVHEGRQEAIAELLDLLVTFDLFFPVIEP, from the coding sequence GTGGACGGGCACAGCGTGGACCGGCACAGCGTGGACGGGCACAGCTCGGACACCGGGAGCGCGCACCTGGTCGAGCTCTCCCACGGCACCCTGCACCACAGCACCCACCTCGCCGGGCCGACCGACGCGGTCGTCTCGCTGAGCCGCGCGGCCTTGGCGCGCCTCGCGGACGAGCCGTCAGCTCTGGACGCCCTGCTCGCCGATCGAACGGTCGTCGTGCACGAAGGACGACAGGAAGCGATCGCGGAGCTGCTCGATCTTCTGGTCACGTTCGATCTCTTCTTCCCGGTGATCGAGCCCTGA
- a CDS encoding MBL fold metallo-hydrolase translates to MVHTHCHVDHFAGVRGVVRDEDVASGAVRVIGPEGFLQHAVSESVIAGTAMTRRALFMYGMLLP, encoded by the coding sequence GTGGTCCACACGCACTGCCATGTGGACCACTTCGCCGGCGTCCGCGGCGTCGTCCGGGACGAGGACGTCGCCTCGGGTGCGGTGCGCGTCATCGGCCCAGAGGGCTTTCTGCAGCACGCGGTGAGCGAGAGCGTCATCGCCGGAACGGCGATGACGCGCCGTGCGCTGTTCATGTACGGGATGCTGCTGCCCTAG
- a CDS encoding alkyl sulfatase dimerization domain-containing protein, whose amino-acid sequence MGGADAVLARARKEFAAGEYRWVAEAVNHVIFADPGTQEARLLQADTLEQLGYQAESGPWRDFYLTGAQELRHGTPQLPGLRSPLPPDVLRGMPGAMLLDYLAVRLDGPAHAAARTPFL is encoded by the coding sequence ATGGGCGGCGCGGACGCGGTGCTCGCCCGGGCGCGGAAGGAGTTCGCGGCGGGCGAGTACCGGTGGGTCGCGGAGGCGGTGAACCATGTGATCTTCGCCGATCCGGGGACCCAGGAGGCACGGCTGCTGCAGGCGGACACGCTGGAACAGCTGGGCTACCAGGCCGAGTCGGGCCCGTGGCGAGACTTCTACCTCACCGGCGCACAGGAGTTGCGCCACGGAACGCCGCAACTGCCGGGCCTGCGCAGCCCGCTCCCGCCCGACGTGCTGCGCGGCATGCCGGGCGCGATGCTGCTGGACTACCTGGCCGTCCGTCTCGACGGCCCGGCACACGCTGCGGCTCGAACTCCGTTTCTCTGA
- a CDS encoding LysR family transcriptional regulator substrate-binding protein has protein sequence MVLTSTGEALVAPARRVALDLVSAREAVASVAGRVDLVVQPAAADIAGELTARFRLRHPAVTVRLIEPGRPPYLTRDLREGDAQLGLSYLPVSESKGLVVEPLREVEVVAVLPPGAGGAGTPMPVAELAGVPLAVGAPGTAWRELSDGLFAEAGVTPEIAVESVFREAVGPLITSGGLAALMPAALAPDGASVRPLSPPVRRPSRSSAARASSRPPQAFLQTAQSS, from the coding sequence GTGGTGCTGACCTCGACGGGGGAGGCGCTGGTCGCGCCCGCGCGCCGGGTCGCGCTGGACCTGGTCTCCGCGCGGGAGGCCGTGGCCTCGGTCGCCGGCCGTGTCGACCTCGTCGTCCAACCGGCGGCGGCCGACATCGCCGGCGAACTCACCGCCCGCTTCCGCCTGCGCCACCCGGCGGTCACCGTCCGCCTGATCGAACCCGGCCGCCCGCCCTACCTCACCCGCGACCTGCGGGAGGGCGACGCCCAGCTCGGCCTCTCGTACCTGCCCGTCTCGGAGAGCAAGGGGCTGGTCGTCGAGCCGCTGCGGGAGGTGGAGGTGGTGGCGGTGCTGCCGCCGGGCGCGGGCGGCGCCGGCACGCCGATGCCGGTGGCCGAGTTGGCGGGTGTGCCGCTGGCCGTCGGCGCGCCGGGCACCGCCTGGCGCGAGCTGAGCGACGGGCTCTTCGCCGAGGCGGGCGTCACCCCGGAGATCGCGGTGGAGTCGGTCTTCCGCGAGGCGGTCGGCCCCCTGATCACCTCAGGCGGCCTCGCCGCGCTCATGCCTGCGGCGCTGGCCCCTGACGGCGCGTCGGTCCGCCCGCTCTCCCCTCCCGTCCGCCGCCCCTCGCGCTCCTCCGCCGCCCGGGCGTCCTCCCGCCCGCCGCAGGCCTTCCTGCAGACGGCCCAGTCGTCCTAG